The DNA region GCGATCGTGAAGGACAGCCCGGTCGCCAGAAGCTTGCCGAAGTCGTCCTGACCGGCCAGCCCGATGCGGATGCCGCGGCTGGTGAAGACCATGTAGAGACAGAGGATCGCGAACACCCCGATGAGGCCCAGCTCCTCGCCGAGGCTCGGCAGGATGTAGTCGCTCTGCGAGAGCGGCGTGATGTAGGGGCGACCCTGACCCAGGCCCGTGCCCAGCAGACCGCCGTGGGCGAGCCCGAAGATCCCCTGCACGAGCTGGTAGCTTCCGCCGCTGCGCTCGATCACCTCCGGGTTGAACGCGTCGAGCCAGTTGGTGAACCGGCCGCCGACGTAGGGCAGCACGCGTGAAGCGAGAAAGGCGCCGGCGGCCGCGAGCAGCACGCCGATGACGACCCAGCTGGTCTTGCCGGTCGCGACGTACAGCATCGCCACGAACATCCCGAAGATGAGCAGGCCGGTGCCGAGATCCCGCTGCAGCACGATGATCCCCAGGGAGACCAGCCAGATCACCAGGAGCGGGCCGAGCTCGCGGGCGCGCGGCCAGGTGAGCCCGAGGAACCGCGTACCCACCGACGTGAGGCTCTCGCGCGTGCGCACCAGATAGCCGGCGAAGAAGATCGCCAGGGATATCTTGGCCAGCTCGCCGGGCTGGAACGAGAAGAACCCGAGCGAGACCCAGACATCCGCGTTCGCGTCCGTTCCGAGGCCGGGGACGATCGGCAGGATCAGCAGCACGACGCCGACCAGGCCGGCGATGTACGTGTAGCGGAAGAGCAGCCGGTAGTTGCGCAGCAGGAGCACCACCGCGATCGCACCGCTGACCGCGATGCCCGCCCAGGCCAGCTGCTTGGTCGAGTACGCGTCCCACCCGTGCAGGTCCAGCGCGATGTCGATGCGGTAGATCATCGCGATGCCCAGGCCCGTGAGCACGGTTGCGATGGGCAGGACGAACGGGTCGGCATCCTGCGCTCGCAGCCTGAGCACGATGTGCAGGGCGAGCACCAGCGCCATCAGACCGCCGCAGTAGATCAGGAAGGTGGCGTCGATCGCGCCCAGCGCGCCCAGCTGCACCAGTGCGACGGACGAGGCGTTGATGGCGAAGGCGAAGATCAGCAGGAACAGCTCGCGGTTGCGCTGGGTCTGTGGCACCCGGATGCGGCGCAGCGCACGGATGACGGCGGTGTCGGCGGCGATCGACTCGGTGCTGCGGGATGGTGCGCTCATCGGGTGGCCTCCGCAGAACTGCGCAGCCGATCCACGATGGCCTCGGCGTCGGCCAGTGAGCGCGCCGAGATGGTGCGCTCGACGGTGGCGCGACTGAAGGAGGGAAGGTCGGCCAGCAGGATCTCGGTGTCCTCGTACGGTGTGGACAGCGCGATCGGACCGATGTTCTGCTGGATCCCCTGGAAGATCACCACGGTGTCCTCGTCGGCACCGACGTAGTAGCGCGTCTGCGTCCAGTTGTAGGCCGCGAGCAGAACCCCCGCGATGAGCACGAGCACCAGGACCAGCCCGACGATCCAGCCGATGCGCCGACGCTTGGCGCGGCGGCGATCCTCCTCGATGAGCTCCTCCAGGAACTCGGCCGCCGGTTCGAAGTGGCTCGGCTCGTTGGCCGCCTGCCGGTTCGGGTGCAGCCATCCGCTGCGTCCGGTCCGCGCGGCGGGCACCTCGACGCCCAGCGGGTTGGAGGCGGAGCCGACGATGGTGGGCGTGCCGGAGAAGATCGGATGCTGCCCGCCCACGTCCACCAGGACGATCGTGACGTTGTCGGGCGCTCCGGCATCGAGCGCCTGCTTGAGCAGATTGTCCGCGGTGCGGCCCGGTGCCAGCCCGAGCGCCAGCGCCTTCGCGGTGTGCGCGTCGTCGATGACGCCGCACAGCCCGTCCGAGCACAGCAGCCAGCGATCCCCGGGCTGGGTCGGCATGATGAAGGTGTCCAGCTCGGGGTCGGGGTCCATGTCGCCCAGCACGCGCATCAGCACCGACCGGCGCGGGTGGAACCGTGCCTCTTCCGGTGTGATGCGACCCGAATCGACCAGGCGCTGCACGAAGGTGTGGTCGGTCGTGATCTGCGTCAGCGCGTCGTCGCGGTACAGGTAGATGCGCGAGTCGCCGATGTGCGCGATCACCGCGTAGTCATCGACCATGACCAGCGCGCTCACCGTGGTGCCCATGCCCGCGAGCTCGGGCTTGATGTGGACGGTGTCGATCAGCTCGACCGCGGCATCCGCGATCGCATCGCGCAGTGCACGCTCGGCCTCGGACGTGGACTCGAACGGGTGGTCCACGCGCTCCAGGCGTGCGATGGCGAGGCTGGAGGCGACATCGCCGCCGGCGTGGCCGCCCATTCCGTCGGCGACGGCGAACAGGTTCGAGCCGGCATAGCCGGAGTCCTGGTTGTTGGAGCGCACCTTGCCGGTGTGCGAGATGGCGGCGCTCGAACCCTGGAAGACCATGTGTGAGGGGTCCGCTACTTCCGCAGCTCGAAGGTCGTCGCGCCGACCTTGATCGGTGCACCCGAGATGATCGGCACCGGAGAGCTGACGCGGGCACCGTCGTGCCAGGTTCCGTTCGTGGAGTCCAGGTCCTGGATCATCCACTGCTCGCCCCACAGCACGAGACGCGCGTGGTGGCTGGACGTGTAGTCATCGCGGATCACCAGGCCGGATTCGCTGGAGCGTCCGATGGTGAGCGGCTCGGTGCCCAGCGGCAGTTCGAGTCCGGCCTTCGGCCCGCTGGTGATGACGATGCGCGAGACGGTCTCGGTGGTGGCCCGTCCGCCGCGCGCGCCGGACGGCGCTGCTCGCTGCGGGGCGACCGGCGCCGTGGCCCGTGCCGCCGCGGCCGGCGCTGCGACCGGCTCCGGCATCCGTCGCACCTTCACGCCGAACAGATCGGCGCGCAGGGAGTACACCACCGCGAACACGAAGAACCACAGCAGCAGCAGGAATCCGATGCGCAGCAGCAGGAGGGTCAGTTCGCTCACCGCAGCGGCCCCCCGTCGCGAAGGTCGTAGGCGCGGGTCGCGTCGGCGGCCGGCTGCACCGGGCGTGCCGGGGCGGCCTGCGCGACCACGCGGAAGACGATGTCGGTGCGCCCGATCGTGACGGTCGAGTCCGGCGGAAGCGCCGCTTCGGTCACCTTGCGCCCGTCCAGCAGCGTTCCGTTCGTGGACTGCAGGTCGCGCACCATCGCCCGCTCGCCGTCCCACAGGATCTCGACGTGCTTGCGGCTGGTCCCGGAGTCCGAGATCGTGATGTCGGCGTCGCTGCCCCGGCCGATCACCGTGCGGGATTTCACCAGCGGATGCCGCTTTCCTTCCACATCGAGCACACCGCGCCACGCCACGCGGCCCTCGGCGGTGGAGGAATCCACGCGCAGGGTACCGGTGGACAGCTGCGGGTCGCGCTCCAGCGTGATCGACACCGGTCCGGCGAATGAATAGCCCTGGGACTTGGCGTGCTTGTGCACGAGGGTGTCCAGCTCTTCGCCGAGGGCGCCGCCGAGGGTGCGCATGCGCTCGTCGTCGGCGGTGGACAGATGCACGGTGAAGGAGTTGGGCGCCAGGATCCGGTCTCGGCTCACGATGGCGGCCTTCTTGTCCAGTTCGCTGCGCAGTGCGGAAGCGATCTCGACGGGCTGGATACCGCTGCGGAAGGTCTTCGCGAACGCGCTGTTCACGGCGCGCTCGAGACCCTTCTCGAAGCTGTCAAGTAGTCCCACACGACTCCTTAGGCAGGGATGCCAGTCGGTACATGCTAATTGCATACGCTGTGCGGAGCTGGGAACTGCGTCCTGCGGGCGGTGCGCACGGCCGGGGCGGCGCAGTTCCGCGGCCCGGGGGCGGATCCGACGGAGCCGAGACGCCGGATCGCTGCCGTCCTGACCGGTGCGCGGGCACGCGCCGAGGCGGGGGTCCGACCGCGATGCGGGGTCTGGCCGCGCGCGTGATATCCTCGGCAAGTTGAGTTGCGCAGTATCTCCGGATGCCGCATCTCGCGCGAGTGGCGGAATAGGCAGACGCGCTGGCTTCAGGTGCCAGTGCCCGAAAGGGCGTGGGGGTTCAACTCCCCCCTCGCGCACGACACGAAGAAGGCCCCCGGAAACGGGGGCCTTCTTCATTCGTCCGGGTGACCGGTGGCGGACAACCGCCCCCTGCCGCCCGTCTCGGCTACTCCAGCGTGGGCACCAGCACCAGCACGATCTCCTCGGCATCCCGCCCGAGGCCGGGCGCGAAGTCGATGTCGCGGGAGACCTCGGTGAACCCGACCTTGGTCAGGACGGCCACGGATGCCGCATTGTGCGCGGCGACGCGGGCGAACAGCGGCCGTTCCGGTTCGCGGGAGACCAGCCGCCGCAGCGCCTCTGTCGCGACGCCGCGACCCCAGGCGTGCCGCGCGATCCAGTACGTGACCTCCCGCTCGCCGTCGGCGGAGAAGAGCGCCGCCGTGCCCGCGAACCCGCCACCCTCGGTCACCACGTAGAGCGCGACATCCGCGGTGGCACGCTGCCGGGCGATCCACTCGTCGAAGACGTCCCGATCGTTCGGGTCCGCGGCGGTGAACGCGGCCATCTCCACGGCGGCCTCATCGCGCATCATCTCGAAGATCGCGTCAAGGTCATCCTCGTCGAGGTCGCGCAGTTCGATGTGACTCACACCCACAACGCTAGCGAGGGGCGGCGACAGGCGTCAGTGGTCAGGCCAGCCCGTGCAGGTCGCGCAGGATCGCCTCGGCGCGAATCCCGTCGCGCGACGCGACGGCATCGCGGAACTCCACGTACCTCTCGGTGCGCTGGATCGGACACTGAACGAACGGGTGCCATCCCGCCAGGTTGCGCCGGATGGCCAACTCTGCTTCGCGCATCACCCTGAGAAAGACCACGTTCTCGCTGTCCGCGATGATGCGTTCGAGGAATCGCGACGTCGCCGCCATGATGCCGTCATGATCGTCGATGCGGGATGCCGCGATGATCGCGTCCGCGTGCTCCAGACTGTGCGCGAGGGCTTCGTCGGAGCAGCGCCGCAGGGCCAGCAGCAGCGCGTTGCCCATCATGTACACGAAGAACTCGTTCGTGTCCGCGTGCGTGCGCTCGCCCGGCACGGACACGCGCGTGTAGCGATTGGGGAAGACCTCGACCAGCCCGGTCCGCTCCAGCCGCTGGAGTGCTTCCCGGACCGGGGTGCGCGAGACACCCAGCTGCCCGGCCAGCTCCTGGTCCCGCAGCCGCTCGCCGGCGCTGAGCCGACCGTCGAGGATCGCCTCGCCGAGGAGCGAATACACCTCATCACCGAGGACGCTGCCCTGTGGTTCGAGGGGAGGAAGGGACGATCTCATTGCACTCGTATTTTACGTCCGATCGACGGACGATTCCGGCTGACGGATTTCCTCGCCGAAAGGCCGATATATCGATAGAGTGTGCGATGTCACGCCACGCGTGGCCTATCCGGGGGGATCCGTCGACGCCCGGGCTTCGAGTGTCTTCTCTCAGCCCGGGCGGACGATGGCGACATGCAACATTCGTGTCACCTTCTTTCCCGAGTTTTCCCGCTATCAGCCCAGTTTTCGGTACCCTGATCGGGACTCGACGCAGATGGCGCGGGCACAACAGAACGGCAATACATGAGTACCCAGGGCACGGTCAAGTGGTTCAACGCGGAGAAGGGCTTCGGCTTCATTGCTCCTGATGACGGCGGCGCTGACGTCTTCGCGCACTACACCGCGATCCAGTCGGGCGGTTACCGCTCGCTTGAAGAGAACCAGCGCGTCGAGTTCGAAGTAGCCCAGGGCCCGAAGGGCCTGCAGGCTGAGAACATTCGTCCGGTCTGATCGGTTGACACGCGGCGCTCGCGCCGCGACATGCGGGGCGGGTCGCGTCCGATCTCGGTGCCAGCTCGGCCTTCGAACCGGCTCGGCCACGCACCGGCTCAGTCGCGCTCGCCCCGCATGAGTTCCACCCCTGCCCCGGCGAACTGCCGCAGCGTCGCATCGGGCAGGAACGCGCGGGTCAGTCCCGCCCCGATGCGGGTCAGGTCGGTCTCGTCGCGGAAGAGCAGGTACATCGTCTCGTACCGCGGGTGGAACTTCTCCTTGAACCGGTGGAGCGAGCCGAAGCCGTATACCGGCTCGAGCATCTTCGCCAGCCAGTCCGAGAGACCGGCGATGGCCCCGGCATCCGGCGGGTAGTCATGAGAGAGCGGCGCACCGGAGAGGGACATGATCTGGGCGCCCTCCTCGGAGAAGTGCTTCGCCGAGGAGCCGATCAGGAATTCCATCACGGGACCGAATCCGCCGTCCCGGCGCCGCATCAGATCCAGCGTCCAGCCGCGCGCCTTTCCGTCATCGCCGAAGATCGGCAGCCATGACAGGAAGCCGTCCACGTCGCCGTTCGCCGAGACGGCCAGCGCCAGCCGAACCTCGGGGTCCTTCGCCTCGTCCAGGGTGCCCAGGGTGAACCCCATCTCCGGCAGCCCCTTGTCGCCCACCCACATCTCGGAGATGGCGCGCAGCTGCTGCTGGACTCCCCACGGCTCGTCGGACAGCCGCGTCATTCGGAAGGTCACATCCTCGCGGGCCGCGCGATTGATCGACGTGCGCACAGCCGACCATGCCTTGCCGGTGAACTCCAGACCGGGCAGGTCGACGATCGTGTCGTCGGCGACAACGAGGTTGCGCCACGAGTCGGGGACCGCCGCCTTGGTCGCATCGCCGGCGCTGAAGAAGCACGGGATCAGGCCGGCACGTTCGGCCATGGTGATGAACTCCTGGACCGACTGGGCGCGTGACCGCTCCGGTCCGAGGGGGTCGGCCAGAGCGATCGCCACTCCCGCCCGCTTCTGGTAGGCGACGATGCCGTCGGTCGTTCGGGAGTAGCTGTTGCCGCGCCACGTCGTCATCCAGGACAGCGTGCCGCCTCCGTGCGCATGCAGTGCGGTCTTCACGTCCTCGACCGACGGCTCGGGCCCGGTGCCGATCGTCGCCTTGCGGTGAGCGGCGAATGCGCCGCGCACCCACAGGAGGTAGACCAGCAGAACGCCCCACAGCGCGGACTGCGCGATGGCCACGCTCACGTCGCCGACGGAGCTTTCGATCTCGGCGCCCGGCACGAACACGAGCAGCGCCACGAACAGCACGCCGGTCAGGACGTTGAAGGCGCCCAGGATGATGCTGATCACCCACGCCCAGCGCCGGCCGCGACGCAGCCCGTTGGCCACGATCAGCACCACCACGATGTCGATCCCGATGTCCAGGATCGATCCTCCCCGCGCCGTGGTGCTGCCGAACGGCCCGTCGGTGGGCACGAGGAAGGTCAGGATCTCGACGGCGAGCAGGGTCAGGATCGTCGCGAACGCCAGAAGGCGCTGTTCGCGCATCGTCGTGCGCTGAAGTCGCAGCGATCGGTCCACGAACAGCACCAGGACCACCGCAACTGCGTGCTCGAGGTCGGCGAGGGATCCCCAGAACAACAGGCTCACCACGGTGAATCCGAGCAGGACCACCCAGGCGCGCACCCGCCACGGGGCGCTCAGCAGGCCGGCGGCCGCCGCGAGGCACGCCATCGCCCCCCCGGAAGGACCCACGTCCAACGCCAGCGCCTCAGCCTGGGCCCACGGCCACGGCAGGAATGCGAACAGCCACACCAGCAGGGCGCTGGCGAAGATCGCAAACAGCTGACCGACCGTGTAATACGCGATGGCGACCCGGGAACCACGCCGGAACTCGAGATATGCCATTCCGACGAAGCTGCCGATGGTGAGGATGTAGACCAGCGGGTGGTTGACGAAGAACGTGCCGGTGATCGGCGTCCACCATCTCCCGTCCAGGAACGCAGGCAGACCGTAGGCGACGTTCTCCCACAGCGGCGAGTCCTGGAACGGGGTCCAGAGTCCCGCGGAGAGGACGCCGACGACCAGAAGCGAGGCGACCAGGATCAGCGTCGCCGGTATCCGGCTCATCACGACGAGCAGGGGACGGCGCGGCGTGGTCTGGACGTCGGTCATGGCTTCACGATAGCGGCGTCGGCGCCGGCCCCCGGCGCGCGGCCGACCGGCTCACCGTCCGGCGAGACGGTCGTAGTCGGCGAGGGCTTTCGCGTCCTCGGCGTCGCGCATCGCCCGCCGGGCGGCATCCAGCGCGTCGACCGGATCCTGCATCTGGCGGGCCGCGGCCAGTTCCCGCTGCGCGGAGATCAGTCGCGAGCGGGCGTCGGCGCTCGCCCGGACATGACCGAGGGATGCTTCGGCGTGCGCGACCGCGTTGCGGGCCGCCGCGAGGGTCCCGGGCAGAGCGGTGCGGGCGCCGCGGAGGCGCTGCTGCGCGGTGCGCGCGTCGCCGAGTGCGAGGTCGAGGCGATCGCGCAGCCGTGCGACGCGATCGATAGTCCGGGTCGGCCGCTGCGCGGCATCCGCCTCGAGCGAGGTCAGCTCGGCTTCCAGAGCGCGCAGTTCCGAGCCGAGGCGAGCGGCATCCGCCGGCTCCAGCTGGTCGCGCGTTGCGAACGCCTGCCGCAGGGCGGTGCGCGCCGCGGCGATC from Microbacterium sp. zg-B185 includes:
- a CDS encoding GntR family transcriptional regulator, which translates into the protein MRSSLPPLEPQGSVLGDEVYSLLGEAILDGRLSAGERLRDQELAGQLGVSRTPVREALQRLERTGLVEVFPNRYTRVSVPGERTHADTNEFFVYMMGNALLLALRRCSDEALAHSLEHADAIIAASRIDDHDGIMAATSRFLERIIADSENVVFLRVMREAELAIRRNLAGWHPFVQCPIQRTERYVEFRDAVASRDGIRAEAILRDLHGLA
- a CDS encoding DUF2156 domain-containing protein; this encodes MTDVQTTPRRPLLVVMSRIPATLILVASLLVVGVLSAGLWTPFQDSPLWENVAYGLPAFLDGRWWTPITGTFFVNHPLVYILTIGSFVGMAYLEFRRGSRVAIAYYTVGQLFAIFASALLVWLFAFLPWPWAQAEALALDVGPSGGAMACLAAAAGLLSAPWRVRAWVVLLGFTVVSLLFWGSLADLEHAVAVVLVLFVDRSLRLQRTTMREQRLLAFATILTLLAVEILTFLVPTDGPFGSTTARGGSILDIGIDIVVVLIVANGLRRGRRWAWVISIILGAFNVLTGVLFVALLVFVPGAEIESSVGDVSVAIAQSALWGVLLVYLLWVRGAFAAHRKATIGTGPEPSVEDVKTALHAHGGGTLSWMTTWRGNSYSRTTDGIVAYQKRAGVAIALADPLGPERSRAQSVQEFITMAERAGLIPCFFSAGDATKAAVPDSWRNLVVADDTIVDLPGLEFTGKAWSAVRTSINRAAREDVTFRMTRLSDEPWGVQQQLRAISEMWVGDKGLPEMGFTLGTLDEAKDPEVRLALAVSANGDVDGFLSWLPIFGDDGKARGWTLDLMRRRDGGFGPVMEFLIGSSAKHFSEEGAQIMSLSGAPLSHDYPPDAGAIAGLSDWLAKMLEPVYGFGSLHRFKEKFHPRYETMYLLFRDETDLTRIGAGLTRAFLPDATLRQFAGAGVELMRGERD
- a CDS encoding FHA domain-containing protein; amino-acid sequence: MSELTLLLLRIGFLLLLWFFVFAVVYSLRADLFGVKVRRMPEPVAAPAAAARATAPVAPQRAAPSGARGGRATTETVSRIVITSGPKAGLELPLGTEPLTIGRSSESGLVIRDDYTSSHHARLVLWGEQWMIQDLDSTNGTWHDGARVSSPVPIISGAPIKVGATTFELRK
- a CDS encoding DUF3662 and FHA domain-containing protein, whose product is MGLLDSFEKGLERAVNSAFAKTFRSGIQPVEIASALRSELDKKAAIVSRDRILAPNSFTVHLSTADDERMRTLGGALGEELDTLVHKHAKSQGYSFAGPVSITLERDPQLSTGTLRVDSSTAEGRVAWRGVLDVEGKRHPLVKSRTVIGRGSDADITISDSGTSRKHVEILWDGERAMVRDLQSTNGTLLDGRKVTEAALPPDSTVTIGRTDIVFRVVAQAAPARPVQPAADATRAYDLRDGGPLR
- a CDS encoding GNAT family N-acetyltransferase, whose product is MSHIELRDLDEDDLDAIFEMMRDEAAVEMAAFTAADPNDRDVFDEWIARQRATADVALYVVTEGGGFAGTAALFSADGEREVTYWIARHAWGRGVATEALRRLVSREPERPLFARVAAHNAASVAVLTKVGFTEVSRDIDFAPGLGRDAEEIVLVLVPTLE
- a CDS encoding PP2C family serine/threonine-protein phosphatase; this encodes MVFQGSSAAISHTGKVRSNNQDSGYAGSNLFAVADGMGGHAGGDVASSLAIARLERVDHPFESTSEAERALRDAIADAAVELIDTVHIKPELAGMGTTVSALVMVDDYAVIAHIGDSRIYLYRDDALTQITTDHTFVQRLVDSGRITPEEARFHPRRSVLMRVLGDMDPDPELDTFIMPTQPGDRWLLCSDGLCGVIDDAHTAKALALGLAPGRTADNLLKQALDAGAPDNVTIVLVDVGGQHPIFSGTPTIVGSASNPLGVEVPAARTGRSGWLHPNRQAANEPSHFEPAAEFLEELIEEDRRRAKRRRIGWIVGLVLVLVLIAGVLLAAYNWTQTRYYVGADEDTVVIFQGIQQNIGPIALSTPYEDTEILLADLPSFSRATVERTISARSLADAEAIVDRLRSSAEATR
- a CDS encoding cold-shock protein codes for the protein MSTQGTVKWFNAEKGFGFIAPDDGGADVFAHYTAIQSGGYRSLEENQRVEFEVAQGPKGLQAENIRPV
- a CDS encoding FtsW/RodA/SpoVE family cell cycle protein yields the protein MSAPSRSTESIAADTAVIRALRRIRVPQTQRNRELFLLIFAFAINASSVALVQLGALGAIDATFLIYCGGLMALVLALHIVLRLRAQDADPFVLPIATVLTGLGIAMIYRIDIALDLHGWDAYSTKQLAWAGIAVSGAIAVVLLLRNYRLLFRYTYIAGLVGVVLLILPIVPGLGTDANADVWVSLGFFSFQPGELAKISLAIFFAGYLVRTRESLTSVGTRFLGLTWPRARELGPLLVIWLVSLGIIVLQRDLGTGLLIFGMFVAMLYVATGKTSWVVIGVLLAAAGAFLASRVLPYVGGRFTNWLDAFNPEVIERSGGSYQLVQGIFGLAHGGLLGTGLGQGRPYITPLSQSDYILPSLGEELGLIGVFAILCLYMVFTSRGIRIGLAGQDDFGKLLATGLSFTIALQVFIMVGGVTRLIPLTGLTTPFLAAGGSSLVANWIIVAILLRISDAVRSRPRVVIG